A genomic window from Desulfatiglans anilini DSM 4660 includes:
- the gltB gene encoding glutamate synthase large subunit, translating to MSNGRTFSGFPAPQGLYDPACEHDSCGVGFVVNIDGRPDHRIVEKGIRVLKNLEHRGAIGGDLTTGDGAGILFQLPDGFFRQRCGDLGIALPQCGSYGVGMFFLPQEADIRERLMEMAERKIVHEGLRFLGWRAVPVQSGAIAGQARAQQPCILQCFAAGEDSDPAALDRRLYLVRREMEQAASEWPGDESVFYVPSFSCRTIVYKGLLTGPQLPLFYPDLLEEDLVSALAVIHQRYSTNTFPSWELAQPFRHLAHNGEINTLRGNLNLWRSRESSFRSPLFANDIKRLLPVIDPRGSDSACLDNALEFLYKCGRSLPHAMLMLIPEAWGTKYPLGPDQKGFFEYHAGLMEPWDGPAAVAFSDGSQVGAMLDRNGLRPARYTITRDGFMAFASEAGVLDFEPGEIAEKGALRPGQMILADFAKKRVLKNGEIKTLAARAQPYRRWVEENRIAVRGFYGTVSPVKPDRETLLYRQKRFGYTREDIHTLMAFMAAKGQEPVGSMGADSPLAVFSEKPQLLYNYFKQLFAQVTNPAIDPVREELVMSLMTFIGNPGNILQEVPQNAHLIKLQHPILANEDLQRIRDLQVGRFQAATIPIGFPAGGTGKVLEMALEALCDRCAEAIRHGTSLLILSDRGLCGEEAPIPALLAASAVNRCLVEKGLRTGAGLILETGEAREVMHMALLLGYGATAVNPYLAFETVADLSLRGQLEAPVGVSVALDNYIKALCKGLLKIMSKMGIAVLRSYRSAQVFEAVGIDAAVVDRYFTGTASRVGGIGLDEIAEEANARHRAAHEADRIVPILPSGGFYKLRLDGERHLLAPGAITALQRAVREDDPVLYREYAALINEQNEQVCTLRGMFRFREMPEPVSVSEVEPVEAIIRRFVTGAMSFGSISREAHEAIAVAMNRLGAMSNSGEGGEDPARYQPLPNGDSRSSAVKQVASGRFGVTAEYLVNAREIQIKVAQGAKPGEGGQLPGHKVNAEIARVRYSTPGVTLISPPPHHDIYSIEDLSQLIFDLKNVNPRARISVKLVSEIGVGTVAAGVAKAHADMVLISGYDGGTGASPLSSIRHAGAPWELGLADTQQTLVLNGLRGRIRVQTDGQMKTGRDVVIAALLGAEEYGFATIALVVMGCVMMRKCHNNTCPVGIATQDPDLRRRFAGRPEHLTRYFTFLAEEVREYMARLGFRTMDEMIGRSDLLDMNRAMGFWKARGLDFSRIFYRPPDDGTTAYRCVETQKHPIEDVLDRRLIAECAPALEHGRPVALNLPIRNVDRSAGAMLSGEIARRYGNAGLPEDTIRCRFTGAAGQSFGAFGARGLTLILEGEANDYLGKGLSGGRIIVKPYPGAGFDPSRNIVAGNVILYGATGGEVFIHGRAGERFAIRNSGALAVVEGVGDHGCEYMTGGRVVVLGETGINFAAGMSGGIAYVYDPERRFDHRCNLDMVDLELVVEPEDVRELKRLIERHAEATGSARAAAILEDWEACLPFFVKVFPMEYRRVLGKMTKEDEATEREEVQHG from the coding sequence GTGTCGAACGGACGGACATTCAGCGGTTTTCCAGCGCCGCAGGGATTGTACGACCCCGCCTGCGAACATGACAGCTGCGGCGTGGGTTTTGTCGTGAACATCGACGGTCGCCCCGACCACAGGATCGTCGAAAAGGGGATACGGGTCCTGAAGAACCTGGAGCATCGCGGGGCGATCGGGGGGGATCTGACCACGGGGGACGGTGCGGGGATCCTGTTCCAGCTGCCTGACGGCTTTTTCCGGCAGCGGTGCGGCGACCTCGGCATCGCGCTGCCCCAGTGCGGGAGCTACGGGGTCGGAATGTTTTTCCTGCCGCAGGAAGCGGATATCCGCGAACGGCTCATGGAGATGGCGGAGCGTAAGATCGTGCACGAAGGCCTGCGTTTTCTGGGCTGGCGTGCAGTCCCGGTCCAAAGCGGGGCCATCGCCGGTCAGGCGAGGGCGCAGCAGCCCTGCATCCTGCAGTGCTTCGCCGCGGGGGAGGACTCGGACCCGGCGGCCCTCGACCGCCGCCTGTATCTCGTCCGCAGGGAGATGGAGCAGGCGGCCTCGGAGTGGCCCGGGGACGAGTCCGTCTTCTATGTGCCGAGCTTTTCCTGCCGGACGATTGTTTACAAGGGGCTCCTGACCGGTCCGCAGCTGCCCCTTTTCTACCCGGATCTTCTCGAAGAAGACCTGGTGAGCGCCCTCGCGGTGATCCATCAGCGCTACAGTACCAACACCTTCCCTTCCTGGGAGCTGGCGCAGCCCTTCCGCCACCTGGCGCACAACGGCGAGATCAACACCCTCAGGGGGAACCTGAATCTCTGGCGCTCGCGCGAATCCTCGTTCCGCTCACCTCTCTTCGCAAACGACATCAAGCGGCTCCTGCCCGTGATCGACCCGCGGGGCAGCGATTCGGCCTGCCTAGACAACGCTCTGGAATTCCTCTACAAGTGCGGCCGCTCCCTGCCGCACGCCATGCTGATGCTGATCCCCGAGGCCTGGGGGACGAAATACCCCCTGGGGCCGGACCAGAAGGGCTTTTTCGAGTACCACGCCGGCCTCATGGAGCCCTGGGACGGCCCGGCGGCGGTCGCGTTCAGCGACGGGTCGCAGGTGGGGGCCATGCTCGACCGCAACGGCTTGAGACCGGCGCGCTACACCATCACCCGGGACGGGTTCATGGCCTTCGCCTCGGAGGCGGGGGTCCTCGACTTCGAGCCAGGGGAGATCGCCGAGAAGGGCGCCCTCAGGCCGGGGCAGATGATCCTGGCGGATTTCGCGAAGAAGCGGGTCCTCAAGAACGGCGAGATCAAGACCCTGGCGGCGCGCGCCCAGCCCTACCGGCGGTGGGTAGAAGAGAACCGGATCGCGGTCCGGGGGTTCTACGGGACGGTTTCGCCGGTGAAGCCGGACCGGGAAACCCTCCTCTACCGGCAGAAGCGCTTCGGCTACACCCGGGAGGACATCCACACCCTGATGGCCTTCATGGCCGCCAAGGGGCAGGAGCCGGTCGGGTCCATGGGGGCCGATTCCCCGCTGGCGGTCTTTTCGGAAAAGCCCCAGCTCCTGTACAACTACTTCAAACAGCTTTTCGCCCAGGTGACCAACCCGGCCATCGACCCGGTCCGGGAGGAGCTGGTCATGTCGCTCATGACCTTTATCGGCAACCCGGGGAACATCCTGCAGGAGGTCCCGCAGAACGCCCATTTGATCAAGCTGCAGCACCCGATCCTGGCGAACGAGGACCTCCAGCGCATCCGGGACCTCCAGGTGGGCCGCTTCCAGGCCGCTACCATCCCCATCGGCTTTCCCGCCGGGGGGACCGGAAAAGTCCTCGAGATGGCCCTGGAGGCGCTCTGCGACCGGTGTGCGGAGGCGATCCGGCACGGCACCTCCCTGCTGATCCTGAGCGACCGGGGGCTTTGCGGGGAGGAGGCCCCCATCCCGGCCCTTCTCGCGGCCTCGGCGGTCAACCGCTGCCTGGTCGAAAAGGGGCTGCGGACCGGCGCGGGCCTGATCCTCGAAACGGGCGAGGCGCGCGAGGTCATGCACATGGCGCTGCTCCTCGGCTACGGGGCCACGGCAGTCAATCCATATCTGGCCTTCGAGACCGTGGCGGACCTCTCGCTGAGGGGGCAGCTGGAGGCCCCCGTCGGGGTCTCCGTGGCCCTCGATAATTACATCAAGGCGCTTTGCAAGGGACTGCTCAAGATCATGTCCAAGATGGGGATCGCAGTCCTGCGGAGCTACCGGAGCGCCCAGGTCTTCGAGGCGGTCGGGATCGATGCGGCGGTGGTGGACCGGTATTTCACCGGCACGGCCTCGCGCGTCGGCGGCATCGGCCTGGACGAGATCGCCGAGGAGGCGAACGCGCGCCACCGCGCGGCGCATGAGGCGGACCGGATCGTCCCGATCCTGCCGTCGGGCGGCTTCTACAAACTGAGGCTCGACGGGGAGCGGCATCTTCTCGCGCCGGGGGCCATCACCGCGCTGCAGCGGGCCGTCCGGGAAGACGACCCGGTCCTTTACCGCGAGTACGCCGCCCTCATCAACGAGCAGAACGAGCAGGTCTGCACGCTGCGGGGGATGTTCCGCTTCCGGGAGATGCCGGAGCCTGTGTCTGTGTCCGAAGTGGAGCCGGTGGAGGCGATCATCAGGCGCTTCGTCACCGGGGCGATGTCGTTTGGGTCGATCAGCCGCGAGGCCCACGAGGCGATCGCCGTCGCCATGAACCGGCTCGGGGCCATGAGCAACAGCGGCGAGGGCGGGGAAGACCCGGCTCGCTATCAACCGCTGCCGAACGGCGACAGCCGCTCGAGCGCGGTCAAACAGGTGGCGAGCGGGCGGTTCGGGGTCACCGCCGAGTATCTCGTGAATGCGCGGGAGATCCAGATCAAGGTGGCCCAGGGCGCCAAACCCGGCGAAGGCGGGCAGCTGCCGGGGCACAAGGTGAACGCGGAGATCGCGCGGGTGCGGTATTCGACGCCCGGCGTCACGCTGATCTCGCCGCCGCCCCATCACGACATCTACTCGATCGAGGACCTCTCCCAGCTCATCTTCGACCTCAAGAACGTGAACCCGCGGGCCCGGATCTCCGTCAAACTCGTGAGCGAGATCGGGGTGGGGACCGTCGCCGCGGGCGTAGCCAAGGCCCACGCCGACATGGTGCTCATCAGCGGCTACGACGGCGGGACGGGGGCTTCGCCCCTTTCCTCCATCCGGCATGCCGGCGCGCCCTGGGAGCTCGGACTTGCGGACACTCAACAGACCCTCGTCCTGAACGGCCTGCGCGGTCGGATCCGCGTCCAGACGGACGGCCAGATGAAGACTGGCCGGGACGTCGTGATCGCCGCCCTCCTGGGGGCGGAGGAGTATGGGTTTGCGACCATCGCCCTGGTGGTGATGGGCTGCGTGATGATGCGCAAGTGCCACAACAACACCTGCCCGGTGGGGATCGCCACCCAGGACCCGGACCTGCGCCGGCGCTTCGCAGGCCGCCCCGAGCATCTGACCCGCTACTTCACGTTCCTGGCCGAAGAGGTCCGGGAGTACATGGCCCGGCTCGGGTTCCGCACGATGGACGAGATGATCGGGCGGTCCGATCTCCTCGACATGAACCGCGCCATGGGATTCTGGAAGGCGCGCGGCCTCGATTTTTCACGGATCTTCTACCGCCCGCCCGATGACGGCACGACCGCCTACCGGTGCGTCGAGACCCAGAAGCACCCGATCGAGGACGTCCTCGACCGCAGGCTGATTGCGGAGTGCGCGCCGGCCCTGGAGCACGGCCGACCGGTGGCGCTGAACCTCCCCATCCGGAACGTCGATCGGAGCGCGGGGGCGATGCTCTCGGGCGAGATCGCGCGGCGGTACGGGAATGCGGGCCTTCCGGAGGACACCATCCGCTGCCGCTTCACGGGCGCGGCCGGTCAGAGCTTCGGCGCCTTCGGGGCGCGGGGCCTGACCCTGATCCTCGAGGGGGAGGCGAACGACTATCTGGGCAAGGGGCTCTCCGGGGGGCGGATCATCGTCAAACCCTATCCGGGTGCGGGCTTCGACCCCTCGCGCAACATCGTCGCCGGGAACGTCATCCTCTACGGGGCCACCGGGGGCGAGGTCTTCATACACGGCCGGGCCGGGGAGCGCTTCGCCATCCGCAACAGCGGCGCCCTGGCGGTGGTCGAGGGGGTGGGGGACCATGGCTGCGAATACATGACCGGCGGCCGCGTGGTGGTCCTGGGGGAGACCGGCATCAACTTCGCGGCGGGCATGAGCGGCGGGATCGCTTATGTCTACGATCCGGAGCGCCGCTTCGACCACCGCTGCAATCTCGACATGGTGGACCTTGAACTGGTGGTCGAACCGGAGGACGTCCGGGAGCTGAAGCGGCTGATCGAAAGGCACGCCGAGGCCACCGGGAGCGCCAGGGCGGCCGCCATCCTGGAGGATTGGGAGGCGTGCCTGCCCTTCTTCGTCAAGGTCTTCCCCATGGAGTACCGCCGGGTGCTCGGGAAGATGACCAAAGAGGACGAGGCGACCGAGCGCGAGGAGGTGCAACATGGGTAA
- the gatB gene encoding Asp-tRNA(Asn)/Glu-tRNA(Gln) amidotransferase subunit GatB, which yields MEFETIICFETHVELKTETKLFCDCPVRYDAAPNHCSCPVCTGQPGALPVLNRRAVEFAIRAGVALGCAINRRSRFARKNYFYPDLPKGYQISQYERPFCEDGTLEIIGDDGEPYPVGIKRIHLEEDAGKLVHSSDSFEAADFSLVDYNRSSVPLLEIVGDHERNPLRSIPEARQYLEKLRQVLRYIGISDCSMEKGQLRCDVNVSLRRKGQPHFGNRTEVKNMSSFRFIADALQYEIRRQAEILRSGGAVDQETRLFDEQKGITLPMRSKEDAPDYRYFPDPDLVEVEIDDAFLEGVRRALPELPDRKIERVIAEYGIARKDALILTRERAVCDYFERSAARCADARRLGAWLIKELFRLLNDASVPIEACPVPDAAFAELIDLIAEGTITDAIGRTVLEEMFATSRRPGEIIAARNLQPIQDEDALSDILNEVLKENPDIVDQILRGNRKPMDFLIGQVMRKTRGKADARKVKGLLEEKFAP from the coding sequence ATGGAATTCGAGACCATCATCTGTTTTGAAACGCACGTCGAACTGAAGACCGAGACGAAGCTCTTCTGCGACTGCCCGGTCCGGTACGACGCCGCCCCGAACCACTGCAGCTGCCCGGTCTGCACCGGCCAACCAGGTGCGCTCCCGGTCCTGAACCGGCGGGCCGTGGAATTCGCAATCCGGGCCGGCGTCGCCCTGGGGTGCGCCATCAACCGGCGCTCGCGCTTCGCCCGCAAGAACTACTTCTACCCGGACCTGCCCAAAGGCTACCAGATCTCCCAATACGAAAGGCCCTTCTGTGAAGACGGGACCCTCGAGATCATCGGGGACGACGGTGAACCCTATCCCGTGGGGATCAAACGCATCCACCTCGAAGAGGACGCCGGGAAGCTGGTTCACTCGTCGGATTCATTCGAGGCGGCGGATTTCAGCCTCGTGGACTACAACCGCTCGAGCGTGCCGCTCCTCGAGATCGTCGGGGACCACGAGCGCAACCCCCTGCGCTCGATCCCGGAGGCGCGGCAGTACCTCGAGAAGCTGCGCCAGGTCCTGCGCTATATCGGCATCAGCGACTGCAGCATGGAAAAGGGCCAGCTGCGCTGCGACGTGAACGTCTCCCTGCGGAGGAAAGGCCAGCCGCACTTCGGCAACCGCACGGAGGTCAAGAACATGTCCTCCTTCCGCTTCATCGCCGACGCCCTCCAGTACGAGATCCGGCGGCAGGCGGAGATCCTGCGCTCGGGCGGCGCGGTCGACCAGGAGACCCGTCTCTTCGACGAGCAGAAAGGGATCACCCTCCCCATGCGCAGCAAGGAAGACGCGCCAGACTACCGCTACTTCCCGGACCCGGACCTCGTCGAGGTGGAGATCGATGACGCGTTCCTCGAAGGTGTCCGCCGTGCCTTGCCGGAGCTCCCCGACCGGAAGATCGAACGGGTGATCGCGGAATACGGGATCGCCCGCAAGGATGCGCTGATCCTCACCCGGGAGCGTGCCGTCTGCGACTACTTCGAGCGTTCCGCCGCCCGCTGCGCGGACGCCAGGCGCCTCGGGGCCTGGCTGATCAAGGAGCTCTTCAGGCTGCTGAACGACGCCTCTGTGCCCATCGAGGCCTGCCCGGTGCCGGACGCGGCCTTTGCCGAGCTCATCGACCTGATCGCGGAGGGTACGATCACGGACGCGATCGGCCGCACGGTCCTCGAGGAGATGTTCGCCACCTCCCGAAGACCCGGCGAGATCATCGCCGCCCGGAACCTCCAGCCGATCCAGGACGAAGACGCCCTCTCGGACATTTTGAACGAGGTCCTGAAGGAGAACCCGGACATCGTGGATCAGATCCTGCGCGGCAACCGCAAGCCCATGGATTTCCTCATCGGACAGGTCATGCGCAAGACCCGCGGAAAAGCGGATGCCCGAAAGGTCAAAGGCCTCCTGGAGGAGAAATTCGCGCCCTGA
- a CDS encoding glutamine synthetase family protein: MICQTEEDVKRIVKEKNISFIQFWFTDVLGVLKSFAVTPSELEEGLSEGMGFDGSSIEGFARIQESDMIAKPDVTTFQLVPWRSGDRPVARMFCDVMNPDGTPYEGDPRYVLKRLLKKVAEKGYTFYVGPELEYFYFRNNCGTECLDTGGYFDSRPIDMGSDLRRETIFALQDMGIQVEYSHHEVAPSQHEIDLRYDEGLRMADKTMTYRLVVKEVARKNGFYATFMPKPIFGQNGSGMHVHQSLFKGERNAFYDPSDRYNLSDVAKHYIAGIMRHAPEITVVTNQWVNSYKRLVPGYEAPVYVAWARRNRSAMIRVPMYKPGKEAATRIEFRSPDPSCNPYLAFAVMLGAGLEGIENKYEMPDPIEEDIFEMNPAERKAHGITDLPGNLYAATLEAEKSSLVKKVLGEHVFNKFIENKKIEWDMYRTHVSAFELERYLAKL; the protein is encoded by the coding sequence ATGATTTGTCAGACGGAAGAAGATGTCAAAAGGATCGTCAAAGAGAAGAACATCAGCTTTATCCAGTTCTGGTTCACGGATGTCCTGGGGGTCCTCAAGAGTTTCGCCGTCACCCCTTCGGAGTTGGAGGAAGGTCTGAGCGAGGGCATGGGGTTCGACGGGTCGTCTATCGAGGGGTTTGCCCGCATCCAGGAAAGCGACATGATCGCGAAGCCGGATGTGACCACCTTCCAGCTGGTGCCCTGGCGGAGCGGCGACCGCCCGGTGGCCCGCATGTTCTGTGACGTCATGAACCCGGATGGAACCCCTTACGAGGGGGACCCGCGCTACGTCCTGAAACGCCTTCTCAAGAAGGTGGCCGAAAAGGGGTATACCTTTTATGTGGGCCCCGAACTCGAGTATTTCTACTTCCGGAACAACTGCGGCACGGAATGTCTGGATACAGGGGGGTATTTCGATTCACGACCGATCGATATGGGGAGTGACCTCCGGCGCGAGACGATCTTCGCGCTGCAGGACATGGGGATCCAGGTCGAGTACAGCCACCACGAGGTGGCGCCGAGCCAGCACGAGATCGATCTGCGCTACGATGAAGGGCTGCGCATGGCGGACAAGACCATGACCTATCGTCTGGTCGTTAAGGAGGTTGCGAGGAAGAACGGGTTCTACGCGACCTTCATGCCCAAGCCCATCTTCGGGCAGAACGGGAGCGGCATGCATGTTCATCAGTCCCTTTTCAAGGGTGAGCGGAATGCCTTTTACGACCCGAGCGACCGCTACAACCTCTCGGATGTGGCCAAGCACTACATCGCCGGGATCATGCGCCACGCCCCGGAGATCACGGTCGTCACCAACCAGTGGGTCAACTCCTACAAGCGGCTGGTCCCGGGCTACGAGGCGCCGGTCTACGTCGCCTGGGCGCGTCGGAACCGCTCGGCCATGATCCGGGTCCCCATGTACAAGCCGGGCAAAGAGGCGGCCACCCGTATCGAGTTCCGGTCTCCGGACCCGTCGTGCAATCCTTACCTGGCATTCGCGGTCATGCTGGGCGCGGGGCTCGAGGGGATCGAGAACAAGTACGAGATGCCCGACCCGATCGAAGAGGACATCTTCGAGATGAACCCGGCGGAGCGCAAGGCCCACGGGATCACCGATCTGCCTGGAAACCTTTACGCCGCGACGCTCGAGGCTGAAAAGAGCTCTCTCGTCAAGAAGGTCCTTGGGGAGCACGTTTTCAATAAGTTCATCGAGAACAAGAAGATCGAGTGGGATATGTACCGGACGCACGTGAGCGCCTTCGAATTGGAACGCTACCTCGCCAAACTGTAG
- the gatA gene encoding Asp-tRNA(Asn)/Glu-tRNA(Gln) amidotransferase subunit GatA produces MELCDHSAVELARMLRAGETTSVEVTRSVLQRIDEREAEINAYITVDREGALRQAQAADERFRGGGRIPALNGIPLAVKDILCTRGIRTTCASRILQAFKATYDATAFRRIMDEGAVLIGKTNLDEFGMGSSTENSVFGPTRNPVDTGLVAGGSSGGSAAAVAAGEAVIALGTDTGGSIRLPGAFCGCVGIKPTYGRVSRFGLIAYASSLDQVGALARTVEDTAFFLNAIAGHDPLDTTSAALPVPDFTAGLGTGVDGLRIGLPREYFVEGLDPRIRECVLGAASLLERNGARIVEVSLPHARYAISAYYLIATAEASSNLARYDGVKYGFRSEEETDLLGMYAATRSQGFGSEVKRRIMLGTYVLSAGYYDAYYRKAQEARTLIKQDFDAAFEGVDCMLAPVSPCLPFKLGEKLDDPLQMYLVDIYTVSLNLSGLPGMSIPCGRVNGLPVGLQIIGRAFDEATILRLGHACETLLGRI; encoded by the coding sequence ATGGAACTATGCGATCACAGTGCGGTTGAACTGGCCCGCATGTTGAGGGCGGGCGAAACGACCTCCGTCGAGGTCACCCGCTCCGTGCTTCAGAGAATCGACGAGCGGGAAGCGGAGATCAACGCCTATATCACCGTCGACCGTGAAGGCGCGCTTCGGCAGGCGCAGGCGGCGGACGAGCGCTTCCGGGGCGGGGGGCGGATCCCGGCGTTGAACGGGATCCCTCTGGCGGTCAAGGACATCCTCTGCACCCGCGGCATACGCACCACCTGCGCTTCCAGGATCCTGCAGGCCTTCAAGGCCACCTATGACGCGACCGCCTTCCGCAGGATCATGGACGAGGGCGCCGTCCTCATCGGCAAGACCAACCTGGACGAGTTCGGGATGGGGTCGTCGACCGAAAACAGCGTCTTCGGACCGACGCGCAACCCGGTCGACACGGGTCTCGTAGCCGGCGGGTCGAGCGGCGGATCGGCGGCGGCAGTGGCCGCCGGCGAGGCCGTCATCGCCCTCGGCACCGACACGGGGGGCTCCATCCGCCTGCCCGGGGCCTTCTGCGGCTGCGTCGGAATCAAGCCCACCTACGGCCGCGTCTCCCGCTTCGGCCTCATCGCCTATGCCTCGTCCCTCGATCAGGTGGGGGCGCTCGCACGGACCGTCGAAGACACGGCCTTCTTCTTGAATGCGATCGCCGGGCACGACCCCCTGGACACCACGAGCGCCGCCCTCCCCGTACCCGATTTCACGGCAGGGCTGGGAACGGGTGTAGACGGACTGCGCATCGGCCTCCCGCGCGAATACTTCGTCGAGGGGCTCGATCCACGTATCCGGGAGTGCGTCCTCGGGGCCGCCTCCCTGCTCGAGCGAAACGGCGCCCGCATCGTGGAGGTCAGCCTCCCCCACGCCCGCTACGCCATCAGCGCCTATTACCTCATCGCCACGGCGGAGGCGAGCAGCAACCTCGCCCGCTACGACGGGGTCAAGTACGGCTTCCGCTCCGAGGAGGAAACGGACCTTCTCGGGATGTACGCGGCCACCCGCAGCCAGGGGTTCGGGAGCGAGGTCAAGCGGCGGATCATGCTCGGCACCTATGTCCTTTCGGCCGGCTACTACGATGCCTATTACCGTAAGGCGCAGGAGGCGCGCACCCTTATCAAGCAGGATTTCGACGCGGCCTTCGAAGGGGTCGACTGCATGCTGGCACCGGTCTCCCCTTGCCTGCCCTTCAAACTGGGGGAAAAGCTCGACGATCCCCTCCAGATGTACCTGGTGGATATCTACACGGTGTCGCTCAACCTCTCGGGCCTGCCCGGGATGAGCATCCCCTGTGGGAGGGTGAACGGACTCCCCGTCGGGCTGCAGATCATCGGCAGGGCCTTCGACGAGGCGACCATCCTCCGCCTCGGGCATGCCTGCGAAACGCTCTTGGGACGGATCTGA
- the aspS gene encoding aspartate--tRNA ligase, whose protein sequence is MQWKNRTYCGDVSGKQAGAAVVLMGWVDAIRDHGNLLFIHLRDIRGIVQVVFNPQTGADLYLEATRLKEEYVVEIEGVVHLREPGTENPNLATGRVEVFASRLRLFARSRTLPFQISEKAMVFGEELKSSPESVDEELRLQYRYLDLRRPTVQARFVKRYQIIRSIRDFLDERGFVEIETPFLTRSTPEGARDFLVPSRTHQGKFYALPQSPQLFKQLLMVGGMDRYFQIARCFRDEDLRPNRQPEFTQLDLEASFIDEEFIYEMLEELTCRIFAVGGIDLPRPFPRMTYAEAMSRYGSDRPDLRFDMAFEDLTDLFEGTGYAIFRRIRDEGGLIKGFCVKGAADLLSKNILQNEYALKLVPAFGGKGMTWMKVAGGRLESNIVQFFSPEEQAGLVARFQAGEGDVLMLIADTDRDLAHKVLASLRLHVAQRLDRIPQDRFRPLWVTDFPLFEWKEGRLSSQHHPFTMPDRTEFDPRDVEGCLQLNSRAYDLVMNGEELGGGSIRIHDMAVQRKIFEALELSPEEAEGKFGFFLNALEFGAPPHAGLALGLDRVIAMILKEPNIREIIAFPKNRSAFCPLTRAPAGVDPLQLEELGIGLTGAGGDTKDSTAARPSKAAVRSERISAAEVRHVARLARLRIDDTEVRAFQKDLNAVLEHFEALQELDTRDVEPMSHVLDLKNVWREDVPREGKEIEPLLQNAPMREADYFKVPKILEG, encoded by the coding sequence ATGCAATGGAAAAACAGAACCTACTGCGGTGACGTCAGCGGAAAGCAGGCCGGCGCCGCCGTCGTCCTCATGGGCTGGGTGGACGCCATTCGCGACCACGGGAACCTTCTCTTCATCCATCTGAGAGACATCCGCGGGATCGTACAGGTCGTCTTCAACCCGCAGACCGGGGCGGACCTCTACCTCGAGGCCACACGCCTCAAAGAGGAGTACGTCGTCGAGATCGAAGGCGTGGTGCACCTACGTGAGCCCGGCACCGAGAATCCGAACCTCGCGACCGGCCGGGTCGAGGTGTTCGCTTCCCGGCTCAGGCTCTTTGCGCGGTCCAGAACGCTGCCCTTTCAGATCTCCGAAAAGGCCATGGTCTTCGGGGAGGAGCTCAAGTCATCCCCTGAAAGCGTCGACGAGGAACTGCGGCTGCAGTACCGCTACCTCGACCTGCGCCGCCCGACGGTCCAGGCCCGCTTCGTCAAGCGTTATCAGATCATCCGGTCCATCCGGGATTTCCTGGACGAGCGCGGCTTCGTCGAGATCGAAACGCCCTTCCTCACCCGCAGCACACCGGAAGGCGCCCGGGATTTTCTGGTCCCGAGCCGCACCCACCAGGGGAAGTTCTACGCCCTGCCCCAGTCTCCGCAGCTCTTCAAGCAGCTCTTGATGGTCGGCGGGATGGACCGCTACTTTCAGATCGCGCGCTGCTTCCGGGACGAGGACCTCCGCCCGAACCGTCAGCCTGAATTCACCCAGCTCGACCTCGAGGCCTCCTTCATCGATGAGGAGTTCATCTACGAGATGCTCGAGGAGCTGACCTGCCGGATCTTCGCCGTCGGCGGGATCGACCTCCCGAGGCCCTTTCCCCGCATGACCTACGCGGAGGCCATGTCGCGCTACGGGAGCGACCGTCCGGACCTCCGCTTCGACATGGCCTTCGAAGACCTGACCGATCTCTTCGAAGGGACGGGCTACGCCATATTCCGGCGCATCCGGGATGAAGGGGGGCTGATCAAGGGCTTCTGCGTAAAAGGCGCCGCCGATCTCCTGAGCAAGAACATCCTGCAGAACGAATACGCCCTGAAGCTCGTCCCCGCCTTCGGGGGCAAGGGGATGACCTGGATGAAGGTCGCCGGCGGCCGTCTCGAATCGAACATCGTCCAGTTCTTCAGCCCGGAGGAGCAGGCCGGGCTGGTCGCCCGCTTCCAGGCAGGCGAGGGCGACGTCCTGATGCTCATCGCCGACACGGATCGGGACCTGGCCCACAAGGTCCTCGCCTCGCTGAGGCTCCACGTCGCCCAGCGGCTCGACCGGATCCCCCAGGACCGCTTCCGACCCCTGTGGGTGACTGACTTCCCACTCTTCGAATGGAAGGAGGGGCGGCTCAGTTCGCAGCACCACCCGTTCACCATGCCTGACCGGACCGAGTTCGACCCCCGCGACGTCGAGGGCTGCCTGCAGCTCAACTCGCGGGCCTATGACCTTGTCATGAACGGCGAGGAACTGGGGGGCGGCAGCATCCGCATCCACGACATGGCGGTGCAGCGGAAGATCTTCGAGGCCCTCGAGCTGAGCCCCGAAGAGGCGGAAGGGAAGTTCGGCTTCTTCCTGAACGCGCTCGAGTTCGGCGCGCCGCCCCACGCGGGGCTCGCGCTCGGCCTCGACCGGGTGATCGCCATGATCCTCAAGGAGCCCAACATCCGGGAGATCATCGCCTTCCCCAAGAACCGCAGCGCCTTCTGCCCGTTGACGCGCGCACCGGCCGGCGTCGATCCCCTGCAGCTGGAGGAGCTCGGCATCGGCCTCACAGGCGCCGGCGGCGACACCAAGGATTCCACCGCCGCCCGGCCGTCGAAGGCGGCCGTCCGCAGCGAGCGGATCAGCGCGGCGGAGGTCCGGCACGTGGCCCGTCTGGCGCGCCTCAGGATCGACGACACGGAGGTCCGGGCCTTCCAGAAAGACCTGAACGCGGTCCTCGAGCACTTCGAGGCCCTTCAGGAGCTCGATACCCGGGACGTCGAGCCGATGAGCCACGTCCTCGATCTCAAAAACGTCTGGAGGGAAGACGTCCCGCGGGAAGGCAAAGAGATCGAACCGCTCCTCCAAAACGCGCCCATGCGCGAGGCGGACTACTTCAAGGTCCCGAAGATCCTGGAAGGCTGA